The Suncus etruscus isolate mSunEtr1 chromosome 7, mSunEtr1.pri.cur, whole genome shotgun sequence genome includes a window with the following:
- the YTHDF1 gene encoding YTH domain-containing family protein 1 isoform X1 — MKHVGPQRGPAVQNSSVRHKDSGPDHDFEPYLSAPSSQGSTYPSMTDPYLPSYYPPSIGFPFSLNEAPWSTGGDPPIPYLTPYGQLSNGDHHFMHDAVFGQPSGLGSSMYPPRLNFFPDGPAFSAWGPSGAPGQPAQGSAYGSSFSYPPSSLGGTMVDGQPGFPGDSLGKAPGVNSLEQGVMGLKIGDIAPATGKTGPTASSTAVLGVLAGNSGTGMSGQVPKTTSWAAIASKPAKVLPKTKAKCGPGTGGALLPSPNKPHLDVGTWDGDRPRPQATAAQPLSPGQSLPAPPPPLVLPPSQPRWVAPRNRSAASSGPGGGAGADSGSTGSALPGSCPSSHPVLERLKAAHSYNPEGFDWDLRRGRAFIIKSYSEDDVHRSIKYSIWCSTQHGNKRLDSAFRASRSAGPVYLLFSVNGSGHFCGVAEMKSAVDYGASAGVWSQDKWKGKFDVKWIFVKDVPNTQLRHIRLENNDNKPVTNSRDTQEVPLDKARQVLRIIASYRHSTSIFDDFSHYERRQEEEEEVRKERQSRGKH; from the exons ATGAAGCATGTCGGCCCCCAGCGTGGACCCGCAG TACAGAACAGTTCCGTGCGTCATAAGGACTCAGGCCCCGACCATGACTTTGAGCCCTACCTTTCTGCACCATCCAGCCAG GGCAGCACGTACCCATCCATGACTGACCCCTACCTGCCCAGCTACTATCCACCATCTATTGGTTTTCCATTCTCCCTCAATGAAGCGCCCTGGTCTACAGGAGGGGACCCCCCAATCCCTTACCTCACACCATATGGACAGCTCAGCAATGGAGACCACCACTTCATGCATGATGCCGTGTTTGGGCAGCCCAGTGGCCTGGGCAGCAGCATGTATCCACCAAGGCTTAACTTCTTTCCCGATGGACCCGCCTTTTCCGCCTGGGGACCCAGTGGGGCACCAGGACAACCGGCACAAGGCTCTGCATACGGCAGCAGCTTCTCATACCCGCCCAGCTCGCTGGGGGGCACCATGGTGGACGGGCAGCCCGGTTTCCCTGGCGACTCTCTGGGCAAGGCACCTGGCGTGAACAGCCTGGAGCAGGGCGTGATGGGCCTGAAGATTGGTGACATTGCCCCTGCAACTGGCAAGACTGGCCCCACTGCCAGCAGCACGGCTGTGCTGGGTGTCCTCGCAGGGAACAGTGGGACAGGCATGAGTGGGCAAGTCCCCAAGACCACCTCATGGGCAGCCATCGCTAGCAAGCCTGCAAAAGttctgccaaaaacaaaagccaagtgCGGCCCTGGGACTGGGGGTGCCCTGCTACCTTCGCCCAACAAGCCACACCTGGACGTGGGCACCTGGGACGGGGACAGGCCCAGGCCCCAGGCCACCGCAGCCCAGCCCCTGAGCCCTGGCCAATCTCTGCCAGCTCCACCTCCTCCCCTGGTCCTACCACCATCCCAGCCACGCTGGGTTGCCCCACGCAACAGAAGTGCCGCCTCGTCAGGCCCtggaggtggggctggagcagacaGCGGCTCTACAGGAAGCGCTTTGCCTGGCTCCTGCCCAAGCTCCCACCCGGTGCTCGAGCGCCTGAAGGCTGCGCACAGCTACAACCCTGAGGGCTTCGACTGGGACCTGCGGCGTGGCCGCGCCTTTATCATCAAGAGCTACTCAGAAGACGACGTTCACCGCTCCATCAAGTACTCCATCTGGTGCAGCACCCAGCACGGCAACAAGCGCCTGGACAGCGCCTTCCGCGCCTCCCGCAGCGCTGGGCCTGTCTACCTGCTATTCAGTGTCAATGGCAGCGGCCACTTCTGCGGCGTAGCTGAGATGAAGTCCGCCGTGGACTACGGCGCCAGTGCGGGGGTCTGGTCACAGGACAAGTGGAAAGGCAAGTTCGACGTGAAGTGGATCTTCGTTAAGGACGTGCCCAACACCCAGCTGCGCCACATTCGCCTGGAGAACAACGACAACAAGCCGGTGACCAACTCACGAGACACGCAGGAGGTGCCGCTGGACAAGGCACGGCAGGTGCTGCGTATCATCGCGTCCTACAGGCACAGCACATCTATCTTTGACGACTTTTCACACTATGAGCGGcgccaggaggaggaggaggaggtacgCAAG
- the YTHDF1 gene encoding YTH domain-containing family protein 1 isoform X3 → MSAPSVDPQNSSVRHKDSGPDHDFEPYLSAPSSQGSTYPSMTDPYLPSYYPPSIGFPFSLNEAPWSTGGDPPIPYLTPYGQLSNGDHHFMHDAVFGQPSGLGSSMYPPRLNFFPDGPAFSAWGPSGAPGQPAQGSAYGSSFSYPPSSLGGTMVDGQPGFPGDSLGKAPGVNSLEQGVMGLKIGDIAPATGKTGPTASSTAVLGVLAGNSGTGMSGQVPKTTSWAAIASKPAKVLPKTKAKCGPGTGGALLPSPNKPHLDVGTWDGDRPRPQATAAQPLSPGQSLPAPPPPLVLPPSQPRWVAPRNRSAASSGPGGGAGADSGSTGSALPGSCPSSHPVLERLKAAHSYNPEGFDWDLRRGRAFIIKSYSEDDVHRSIKYSIWCSTQHGNKRLDSAFRASRSAGPVYLLFSVNGSGHFCGVAEMKSAVDYGASAGVWSQDKWKGKFDVKWIFVKDVPNTQLRHIRLENNDNKPVTNSRDTQEVPLDKARQVLRIIASYRHSTSIFDDFSHYERRQEEEEEVRKERQSRGKH, encoded by the exons ATGTCGGCCCCCAGCGTGGACCCGCAG AACAGTTCCGTGCGTCATAAGGACTCAGGCCCCGACCATGACTTTGAGCCCTACCTTTCTGCACCATCCAGCCAG GGCAGCACGTACCCATCCATGACTGACCCCTACCTGCCCAGCTACTATCCACCATCTATTGGTTTTCCATTCTCCCTCAATGAAGCGCCCTGGTCTACAGGAGGGGACCCCCCAATCCCTTACCTCACACCATATGGACAGCTCAGCAATGGAGACCACCACTTCATGCATGATGCCGTGTTTGGGCAGCCCAGTGGCCTGGGCAGCAGCATGTATCCACCAAGGCTTAACTTCTTTCCCGATGGACCCGCCTTTTCCGCCTGGGGACCCAGTGGGGCACCAGGACAACCGGCACAAGGCTCTGCATACGGCAGCAGCTTCTCATACCCGCCCAGCTCGCTGGGGGGCACCATGGTGGACGGGCAGCCCGGTTTCCCTGGCGACTCTCTGGGCAAGGCACCTGGCGTGAACAGCCTGGAGCAGGGCGTGATGGGCCTGAAGATTGGTGACATTGCCCCTGCAACTGGCAAGACTGGCCCCACTGCCAGCAGCACGGCTGTGCTGGGTGTCCTCGCAGGGAACAGTGGGACAGGCATGAGTGGGCAAGTCCCCAAGACCACCTCATGGGCAGCCATCGCTAGCAAGCCTGCAAAAGttctgccaaaaacaaaagccaagtgCGGCCCTGGGACTGGGGGTGCCCTGCTACCTTCGCCCAACAAGCCACACCTGGACGTGGGCACCTGGGACGGGGACAGGCCCAGGCCCCAGGCCACCGCAGCCCAGCCCCTGAGCCCTGGCCAATCTCTGCCAGCTCCACCTCCTCCCCTGGTCCTACCACCATCCCAGCCACGCTGGGTTGCCCCACGCAACAGAAGTGCCGCCTCGTCAGGCCCtggaggtggggctggagcagacaGCGGCTCTACAGGAAGCGCTTTGCCTGGCTCCTGCCCAAGCTCCCACCCGGTGCTCGAGCGCCTGAAGGCTGCGCACAGCTACAACCCTGAGGGCTTCGACTGGGACCTGCGGCGTGGCCGCGCCTTTATCATCAAGAGCTACTCAGAAGACGACGTTCACCGCTCCATCAAGTACTCCATCTGGTGCAGCACCCAGCACGGCAACAAGCGCCTGGACAGCGCCTTCCGCGCCTCCCGCAGCGCTGGGCCTGTCTACCTGCTATTCAGTGTCAATGGCAGCGGCCACTTCTGCGGCGTAGCTGAGATGAAGTCCGCCGTGGACTACGGCGCCAGTGCGGGGGTCTGGTCACAGGACAAGTGGAAAGGCAAGTTCGACGTGAAGTGGATCTTCGTTAAGGACGTGCCCAACACCCAGCTGCGCCACATTCGCCTGGAGAACAACGACAACAAGCCGGTGACCAACTCACGAGACACGCAGGAGGTGCCGCTGGACAAGGCACGGCAGGTGCTGCGTATCATCGCGTCCTACAGGCACAGCACATCTATCTTTGACGACTTTTCACACTATGAGCGGcgccaggaggaggaggaggaggtacgCAAG
- the YTHDF1 gene encoding YTH domain-containing family protein 1 isoform X2, whose protein sequence is MKHVGPQRGPAVQNSSVRHKDSGPDHDFEPYLSAPSSQGSTYPSMTDPYLPSYYPPSIGFPFSLNEAPWSTGGDPPIPYLTPYGQLSNGDHHFMHDAVFGQPSGLGSSMYPPRLNFFPDGPAFSAWGPSGAPGQPAQGSAYGSSFSYPPSSLGGTMVDGQPGFPGDSLGKAPGVNSLEQGVMGLKIGDIAPATGKTGPTASSTAVLGVLAGNSGTGMSGQVPKTTSWAAIASKPAKVLPKTKAKCGPGTGGALLPSPNKPHLDVGTWDGDRPRPQATAAQPLSPGQSLPAPPPPLVLPPSQPRWVAPRNRSAASSGPGGGAGADSGSTGSALPGSCPSSHPVLERLKAAHSYNPEGFDWDLRRGRAFIIKSYSEDDVHRSIKYSIWCSTQHGNKRLDSAFRASRSAGPVYLLFSVNGSGHFCGVAEMKSAVDYGASAGVWSQDKWKGKFDVKWIFVKDVPNTQLRHIRLENNDNKPVTNSRDTQEVPLDKARQVLRIIASYRHSTSIFDDFSHYERRQEEEEEERQSRGKH, encoded by the exons ATGAAGCATGTCGGCCCCCAGCGTGGACCCGCAG TACAGAACAGTTCCGTGCGTCATAAGGACTCAGGCCCCGACCATGACTTTGAGCCCTACCTTTCTGCACCATCCAGCCAG GGCAGCACGTACCCATCCATGACTGACCCCTACCTGCCCAGCTACTATCCACCATCTATTGGTTTTCCATTCTCCCTCAATGAAGCGCCCTGGTCTACAGGAGGGGACCCCCCAATCCCTTACCTCACACCATATGGACAGCTCAGCAATGGAGACCACCACTTCATGCATGATGCCGTGTTTGGGCAGCCCAGTGGCCTGGGCAGCAGCATGTATCCACCAAGGCTTAACTTCTTTCCCGATGGACCCGCCTTTTCCGCCTGGGGACCCAGTGGGGCACCAGGACAACCGGCACAAGGCTCTGCATACGGCAGCAGCTTCTCATACCCGCCCAGCTCGCTGGGGGGCACCATGGTGGACGGGCAGCCCGGTTTCCCTGGCGACTCTCTGGGCAAGGCACCTGGCGTGAACAGCCTGGAGCAGGGCGTGATGGGCCTGAAGATTGGTGACATTGCCCCTGCAACTGGCAAGACTGGCCCCACTGCCAGCAGCACGGCTGTGCTGGGTGTCCTCGCAGGGAACAGTGGGACAGGCATGAGTGGGCAAGTCCCCAAGACCACCTCATGGGCAGCCATCGCTAGCAAGCCTGCAAAAGttctgccaaaaacaaaagccaagtgCGGCCCTGGGACTGGGGGTGCCCTGCTACCTTCGCCCAACAAGCCACACCTGGACGTGGGCACCTGGGACGGGGACAGGCCCAGGCCCCAGGCCACCGCAGCCCAGCCCCTGAGCCCTGGCCAATCTCTGCCAGCTCCACCTCCTCCCCTGGTCCTACCACCATCCCAGCCACGCTGGGTTGCCCCACGCAACAGAAGTGCCGCCTCGTCAGGCCCtggaggtggggctggagcagacaGCGGCTCTACAGGAAGCGCTTTGCCTGGCTCCTGCCCAAGCTCCCACCCGGTGCTCGAGCGCCTGAAGGCTGCGCACAGCTACAACCCTGAGGGCTTCGACTGGGACCTGCGGCGTGGCCGCGCCTTTATCATCAAGAGCTACTCAGAAGACGACGTTCACCGCTCCATCAAGTACTCCATCTGGTGCAGCACCCAGCACGGCAACAAGCGCCTGGACAGCGCCTTCCGCGCCTCCCGCAGCGCTGGGCCTGTCTACCTGCTATTCAGTGTCAATGGCAGCGGCCACTTCTGCGGCGTAGCTGAGATGAAGTCCGCCGTGGACTACGGCGCCAGTGCGGGGGTCTGGTCACAGGACAAGTGGAAAGGCAAGTTCGACGTGAAGTGGATCTTCGTTAAGGACGTGCCCAACACCCAGCTGCGCCACATTCGCCTGGAGAACAACGACAACAAGCCGGTGACCAACTCACGAGACACGCAGGAGGTGCCGCTGGACAAGGCACGGCAGGTGCTGCGTATCATCGCGTCCTACAGGCACAGCACATCTATCTTTGACGACTTTTCACACTATGAGCGGcgccaggaggaggaggaggag